A genomic window from Streptomyces mirabilis includes:
- a CDS encoding urea amidolyase associated protein UAAP1 has product MATATTYGARAHARAQEGSRTEAMPVVPAGAWPAPPCEAGHLVWAETVAAGNYTHKVLARGTELRLTDLRGDACAHLLLYAADRPWERLNVADTVKVQWNAYLGEGQLLLSDQGRVLASLVADTSGRHDTLCGTSTLVRNTQRYGDGTPQSASPAGRELFKLAAAKNGLEPRDLPPSLSFFQGVEVRDDGSLDFTGSAGPGGSVTLRAEQDVTVLLANVPHPADPRTEYVSTPLEVLAWRAAATAPGDPLWEATPEGRRAFLNTAEFLAARGIA; this is encoded by the coding sequence ATGGCGACAGCGACCACTTACGGAGCCCGTGCCCACGCCCGGGCGCAAGAGGGTTCCCGCACGGAGGCCATGCCCGTCGTCCCGGCGGGCGCCTGGCCCGCGCCGCCCTGCGAGGCGGGCCACCTGGTGTGGGCGGAGACGGTGGCCGCCGGCAACTACACGCACAAGGTGCTGGCCCGCGGCACGGAACTCAGGCTCACCGACCTCAGGGGCGACGCCTGCGCACACCTGCTCCTGTACGCCGCCGACCGCCCCTGGGAACGCCTGAACGTGGCGGACACGGTCAAGGTCCAGTGGAACGCCTACCTCGGCGAGGGGCAGCTGCTCCTCTCCGACCAGGGCCGCGTCCTCGCCTCCCTGGTCGCCGACACCTCCGGCCGCCACGACACGCTCTGCGGCACCTCCACCCTCGTACGCAACACCCAACGCTACGGCGACGGAACCCCGCAGTCCGCCTCCCCCGCCGGCCGCGAACTGTTCAAGCTGGCCGCCGCCAAGAACGGCCTCGAACCCCGCGACCTGCCCCCCTCGCTCTCCTTCTTCCAGGGAGTGGAGGTCCGTGACGACGGCTCGCTGGACTTCACCGGTTCGGCGGGCCCCGGCGGCAGCGTGACGCTCCGCGCCGAACAGGACGTGACCGTGCTGCTCGCGAACGTGCCGCACCCCGCCGACCCCCGTACGGAGTACGTCAGCACTCCCCTGGAGGTCCTCGCCTGGCGCGCGGCCGCGACCGCGCCCGGCGACCCGCTGTGGGAGGCCACACCCGAGGGCCGCCGCGCCTTCCTGAACACCGCCGAGTTCCTTGCCGCGAGGGGGATCGCATGA
- a CDS encoding urea amidolyase associated protein UAAP2 — MKTVVPARAAWSAVVRTGETLTVTDLHGNQAVDFLVYDAHDTTVRYSAPDTIHAQGNLFLTTGSVLMSNEHTPLMTVVADEVGRHDTVGGACSKESNTLRYGHHTWSQHACVDNFLAEGAKYGLGKRDLVSNINWYMNVPVEKDGTLGIVDGISAPGLTLTLRAECDVLVLVSNCPQINNPCNGFEPTAVEMTIEASGATG; from the coding sequence ATGAAGACCGTGGTTCCGGCCCGGGCCGCCTGGTCCGCCGTCGTCCGCACCGGAGAGACGCTCACCGTCACCGACCTGCACGGCAACCAGGCCGTCGACTTCCTGGTGTACGACGCCCACGACACGACCGTCCGCTACAGCGCGCCCGACACCATCCACGCGCAGGGCAACCTCTTCCTCACCACCGGCAGCGTGCTGATGTCCAACGAGCACACCCCGCTGATGACCGTGGTCGCGGACGAGGTCGGCCGGCACGACACGGTCGGCGGCGCCTGTTCCAAGGAGTCGAACACCCTGCGCTACGGCCACCACACCTGGTCCCAGCACGCCTGCGTGGACAACTTCCTCGCGGAGGGCGCCAAGTACGGCCTCGGCAAGCGCGATCTCGTCTCGAACATCAACTGGTACATGAACGTGCCGGTCGAGAAGGACGGCACCCTCGGCATCGTCGACGGCATCTCGGCCCCGGGGCTCACGCTGACCCTGCGCGCCGAGTGCGACGTCCTCGTGCTGGTCTCCAACTGCCCCCAGATCAACAACCCCTGCAACGGCTTCGAGCCGACCGCGGTGGAGATGACCATCGAGGCGAGCGGGGCGACGGGATGA